The following are encoded in a window of Armatimonadota bacterium genomic DNA:
- a CDS encoding CocE/NonD family hydrolase: MARRTGGKMPRRGTNPLQRSVTVDGMHIDYDVPIPMDDGVILRADVFRPAVEGRYPVILSYGPYAKGLPYQVGYPDQWHALVRDFPEVARGSTCRYQNWEVVDPEKWVPHGYACVRVDSRGAGRSPGLLDIFSPRETRDFAACIEWAAGQPWSSGRVGLNGISYYAINQWLVAGLQPPHLAAICAWEGAADYYRDWHRHGGILCTFTGAWFKAQVETVQHGVGARGPVNPHTGELVAGPETLPEHELAQNRVDPLRQALLRELDGPWYRERSADWSRITVPLLSAGNWGGQGLHLRGNVEAFVRAASAQKWLEIHGHAHWTHFSTDYGLALQRRFFDHFLKGLDNGWEREPRVLLNIRRVDGFVLRKEHEWPLARTRWTRLYLDPARRTLGQEPPAAQSWVEYAPLQEGVAFRTPPFEAETEITGPLAARLFIASTTSDADLFLVIRLLDPSGVEVTFTGAVEPRAPIAQGWLRASHRKLDLHLSMPYRPYHTHDEIQPLVPGRVYEVQVEIWPTCIVVPPGYSLELLVQGRDFQREMPSGDLGPWSGLRGSGPFLHDHPWDRRPEVYGGQVRVYGGGDTASYLLLPVIPGEA; the protein is encoded by the coding sequence ATGGCACGGCGGACCGGAGGGAAGATGCCGCGGCGGGGGACGAACCCGCTGCAAAGGAGCGTCACAGTGGATGGCATGCACATCGACTACGACGTTCCCATCCCCATGGACGACGGAGTGATCCTGCGGGCCGACGTCTTCCGCCCTGCGGTCGAGGGCCGTTACCCTGTCATCCTCAGCTATGGGCCCTATGCCAAGGGCCTCCCCTACCAGGTGGGCTACCCCGACCAGTGGCACGCGTTGGTCCGCGACTTCCCCGAGGTGGCCCGGGGGTCGACCTGCCGCTACCAGAACTGGGAAGTGGTGGACCCGGAGAAGTGGGTCCCGCACGGCTACGCCTGCGTGCGCGTGGACTCCCGGGGTGCGGGGCGCTCTCCAGGCCTCCTGGACATCTTCTCCCCGCGGGAGACGCGCGACTTCGCCGCCTGCATCGAGTGGGCGGCCGGCCAGCCCTGGAGCAGCGGGAGGGTGGGCCTGAACGGGATCTCCTACTACGCCATCAACCAGTGGCTGGTGGCCGGGTTGCAACCCCCGCACCTGGCCGCCATCTGCGCCTGGGAGGGGGCGGCCGACTACTACCGCGACTGGCACCGCCACGGCGGCATTCTGTGCACCTTCACCGGTGCCTGGTTCAAGGCGCAGGTGGAGACGGTGCAGCACGGCGTGGGGGCCCGCGGTCCGGTAAACCCGCATACCGGCGAGCTGGTCGCCGGTCCGGAGACCCTGCCCGAGCACGAGCTGGCCCAGAACCGGGTGGACCCGCTGCGCCAGGCCCTGCTGCGTGAGCTGGACGGCCCGTGGTACCGGGAGCGGTCGGCGGACTGGTCGCGGATCACCGTGCCCTTGCTTTCAGCGGGCAACTGGGGCGGACAGGGGCTGCACCTGCGGGGCAACGTGGAGGCGTTCGTCCGTGCAGCCTCGGCCCAAAAGTGGCTGGAGATCCACGGGCACGCGCACTGGACGCACTTCTCCACCGACTACGGCCTGGCGCTGCAGCGACGGTTCTTCGACCACTTCCTCAAAGGACTGGACAACGGGTGGGAGCGGGAGCCGCGGGTCCTGCTAAACATCCGCCGCGTCGACGGGTTCGTCCTGCGCAAAGAGCACGAATGGCCCCTGGCCCGTACCCGCTGGACAAGGTTGTACCTGGACCCGGCACGGCGGACGCTGGGACAGGAGCCGCCGGCGGCCCAGAGCTGGGTGGAGTACGCACCGCTACAGGAGGGGGTGGCCTTCCGCACCCCCCCGTTTGAGGCGGAGACGGAGATCACCGGCCCGCTGGCGGCCAGGCTCTTCATCGCCTCCACCACATCCGACGCCGACCTGTTCCTGGTGATCCGGCTGCTGGACCCCTCCGGGGTGGAGGTTACGTTTACCGGGGCGGTGGAGCCCCGCGCGCCCATCGCCCAGGGGTGGCTGCGGGCCTCGCACCGCAAGCTGGACCTGCACCTTAGCATGCCCTACCGCCCCTACCACACCCACGACGAGATCCAGCCGCTTGTCCCGGGCCGCGTCTACGAGGTGCAGGTGGAGATCTGGCCTACCTGCATCGTCGTCCCCCCCGGCTACTCGCTGGAGCTGCTGGTGCAGGGGAGGGACTTCCAGCGGGAGATGCCCAGCGGGGACCTGGGGCCCTGGTCGGGACTGCGGGGCTCGGGGCCCTTCCTGCACGACCACCCCTGGGACCGGCGCCCGGAGGTCTATGGCGGGCAGGTCCGGGTGTACGGTGGGGGCGACACGGCTTCCTACCTGCTGCTGCCGGTCATCCCCGGTGAGGCCTGA